One region of Culex pipiens pallens isolate TS chromosome 2, TS_CPP_V2, whole genome shotgun sequence genomic DNA includes:
- the LOC120417365 gene encoding testis-specific serine/threonine-protein kinase 3-like isoform X1 gives MENQENEPNKDNSLPSVTPTSNDEWSRKMVKAKLLEHGYRIGKVIGEGSYSKVYYSEHRLQGDHLQQQQQFPERSACKIIDRKQSTMEYSQFLPREIKTMTALSHPNIVAVHSVFEFGPYVCIFMDYCRCGDLLQRILQRGKLSQAKARNFFRQLVSAVRYMHCQGFCHRDIKCENVLLSGPAHLKLSDFTFAKQCPAEEASKQLSKTFCGSVAYAAPEILKGILYDPKRYDMWSLGCVLFVMVTGTMPFDETNVPETIHRQETKQYFYPEGVKLNPTLLELIDSLIEPDVERRATVEQVVECLWLKEQDA, from the exons atggaaaatcaagaaaatgaaCCCAATAAAGACAACAGTTTACCCTCCGTCACTCCTACGTCAAACGACGAGTGGTCCCGTAAGATG GTCAAAGCAAAACTGCTGGAACATGGCTACCGGATAGGTAAAGTAATCGGCGAGGGTTCCTACTCGAAGGTTTACTACTCGGAACATCGCCTCCAGGGTGACCAtctacagcagcagcagcagtttccCGAACGGAGTGCCTGCAAGATAATCGACCGGAAGCAGAGCACGATGGAGTACTCGCAGTTTCTGCCTCGGGAAATCAAAACGATGACCGCCTTGTCCCATCCGAACATCGTGGCCGTCCATTCGGTGTTTGAGTTTGGTCCGTACGTTTGCATCTTCATGGATTACTGCCGCTGTGGAGACTTGCTGCAGCGAATCCTTCAGCGGGGAAAATTGTCCCAAGCTAAGGCCCGGAACTTCTTCCGACAGTTGGTCAGTGCCGTTCGGTACATGCACTGCCAGGGATTTTGCCATCGGGACATCAAGTGTGAAAATGTCCTGCTGTCAGGACCGGCCCACTTGAAGCTGTCGGATTTCACCTTCGCCAAGCAGTGCCCCGCGGAGGAGGCCTCCAAGCAGCTGAGCAAAACCTTCTGCGGCTCGGTGGCCTATGCAGCGCCGGAGATTCTCAAAGGCATCCTCTACGACCCAAAACGGTACGACATGTGGTCGCTGGGGTGTGTCCTCTTCGTGATGGTCACCGGGACGATGCCATTCGACGAGACGAACGTGCCGGAAACGATCCATCGCCAGGAGACCAAGCAGTACTTTTATCCGGAGGGTGTCAAGCTGAATCCGACGTTGCTCGAGCTGATTGACAGCCTCATTGAGCCGGACGTGGAGCGCAGGGCCACCGTCGAGCAGGTCGTCGAATGCTTGTGGCTTAAGGAGCAGGATGCGTGA
- the LOC120417365 gene encoding testis-specific serine/threonine-protein kinase 3-like isoform X2, with translation MNPIKTTVYPPSLLRQTTSGPVKAKLLEHGYRIGKVIGEGSYSKVYYSEHRLQGDHLQQQQQFPERSACKIIDRKQSTMEYSQFLPREIKTMTALSHPNIVAVHSVFEFGPYVCIFMDYCRCGDLLQRILQRGKLSQAKARNFFRQLVSAVRYMHCQGFCHRDIKCENVLLSGPAHLKLSDFTFAKQCPAEEASKQLSKTFCGSVAYAAPEILKGILYDPKRYDMWSLGCVLFVMVTGTMPFDETNVPETIHRQETKQYFYPEGVKLNPTLLELIDSLIEPDVERRATVEQVVECLWLKEQDA, from the exons atgaaCCCAATAAAGACAACAGTTTACCCTCCGTCACTCCTACGTCAAACGACGAGTGGTCCC GTCAAAGCAAAACTGCTGGAACATGGCTACCGGATAGGTAAAGTAATCGGCGAGGGTTCCTACTCGAAGGTTTACTACTCGGAACATCGCCTCCAGGGTGACCAtctacagcagcagcagcagtttccCGAACGGAGTGCCTGCAAGATAATCGACCGGAAGCAGAGCACGATGGAGTACTCGCAGTTTCTGCCTCGGGAAATCAAAACGATGACCGCCTTGTCCCATCCGAACATCGTGGCCGTCCATTCGGTGTTTGAGTTTGGTCCGTACGTTTGCATCTTCATGGATTACTGCCGCTGTGGAGACTTGCTGCAGCGAATCCTTCAGCGGGGAAAATTGTCCCAAGCTAAGGCCCGGAACTTCTTCCGACAGTTGGTCAGTGCCGTTCGGTACATGCACTGCCAGGGATTTTGCCATCGGGACATCAAGTGTGAAAATGTCCTGCTGTCAGGACCGGCCCACTTGAAGCTGTCGGATTTCACCTTCGCCAAGCAGTGCCCCGCGGAGGAGGCCTCCAAGCAGCTGAGCAAAACCTTCTGCGGCTCGGTGGCCTATGCAGCGCCGGAGATTCTCAAAGGCATCCTCTACGACCCAAAACGGTACGACATGTGGTCGCTGGGGTGTGTCCTCTTCGTGATGGTCACCGGGACGATGCCATTCGACGAGACGAACGTGCCGGAAACGATCCATCGCCAGGAGACCAAGCAGTACTTTTATCCGGAGGGTGTCAAGCTGAATCCGACGTTGCTCGAGCTGATTGACAGCCTCATTGAGCCGGACGTGGAGCGCAGGGCCACCGTCGAGCAGGTCGTCGAATGCTTGTGGCTTAAGGAGCAGGATGCGTGA